The following proteins are encoded in a genomic region of Actinomadura sp. NAK00032:
- a CDS encoding NADPH-dependent F420 reductase translates to MRIGVLGAGNMADALATQWARKGHEVRIGARTPAKAVALAERIGHGAAGGTLREAAEHGGVLLLAVWHEGVEDVLRAAGPLDGRVLIDCTNPMEPPFERLKTEGGPSAARRIADATGARVVKAFNLCHESVWRMEPPEFGGRPLGVPLCGDDAEALAAVRALVADLGCVPMDGGGLERAGLLEAAAAFVVGLLVAGEDPSAMLPPPAHAGGDPRRTSVCEG, encoded by the coding sequence ATGCGGATCGGAGTGCTGGGCGCGGGGAACATGGCGGACGCGCTGGCGACGCAGTGGGCGCGCAAGGGCCATGAGGTGCGGATCGGGGCGCGCACGCCCGCGAAGGCGGTGGCGCTGGCGGAGCGGATCGGGCACGGTGCGGCCGGCGGCACCCTGCGGGAGGCGGCCGAGCACGGTGGTGTGCTGCTGCTCGCCGTGTGGCACGAGGGCGTGGAGGACGTCCTGCGCGCGGCGGGCCCGCTGGACGGGCGGGTGCTGATCGACTGCACCAACCCGATGGAGCCGCCGTTCGAGCGGCTCAAGACGGAGGGCGGCCCCTCGGCGGCTAGGCGGATCGCGGACGCGACCGGCGCGCGGGTCGTCAAGGCGTTCAATCTGTGCCACGAGAGCGTGTGGCGGATGGAGCCGCCGGAGTTCGGCGGGCGGCCCCTCGGCGTGCCGCTGTGCGGGGACGACGCGGAGGCGCTCGCCGCGGTCAGGGCGCTCGTCGCGGATCTCGGCTGCGTGCCGATGGACGGCGGGGGCCTGGAGCGGGCGGGGCTGCTGGAGGCGGCGGCCGCGTTCGTGGTCGGGCTGTTGGTCGCGGGCGAGGACCCGTCCGCGATGCTGCCGCCGCCCGCGCACGCCGGCGGCGACCCGCGCCGCACCTCGGTATGTGAGGGTTAA
- a CDS encoding acyl-ACP desaturase, protein MSVTPEEKFQTGILHDLEPVVETELNRHLSMAKEWFPHQYVPWSQGRDYDGLLDGEPWSLEQSKLSVEARESLIVNLLTEDNLPGYHRAIATVYGREGAWGTWVNRWTAEENRHGIVLRDYLTVTRAVDPVALERARMHHMEAGYEADHGDSILHGTAYVSFQELATRVSHRNTGKASGDPVCEQMMARIAADENLHMIFYRNLMAAALEAAPNETMRAITDVVKGFQMPGHSIDGFLRKSVIIANAGIYDLRLHHDDVLVPVLRKWGVFDRTDLSGEGEKAREELAEFLDQLDAAATKFETRREERRARQAARRG, encoded by the coding sequence ATGTCCGTGACCCCCGAAGAGAAGTTCCAGACCGGCATCCTCCACGACCTCGAGCCGGTGGTCGAGACGGAACTGAACCGGCACCTCTCGATGGCCAAGGAATGGTTCCCGCACCAGTACGTCCCGTGGAGCCAGGGCCGCGACTACGACGGGCTGCTGGACGGCGAGCCCTGGTCGCTGGAGCAGTCGAAGCTGAGCGTCGAGGCGCGCGAGTCGCTGATCGTCAACCTGCTCACCGAGGACAACCTCCCCGGTTACCACCGCGCCATCGCCACCGTCTACGGCCGCGAGGGCGCCTGGGGGACCTGGGTCAACCGCTGGACGGCCGAGGAGAACCGGCACGGCATCGTCCTGCGCGACTACCTCACCGTGACCCGCGCGGTCGACCCGGTCGCGCTGGAGCGCGCCCGCATGCACCACATGGAGGCCGGCTACGAGGCCGACCACGGCGACTCGATCCTGCACGGCACGGCGTACGTGTCGTTCCAGGAGCTGGCCACCCGCGTGTCGCACCGCAACACCGGCAAGGCGTCCGGCGACCCCGTCTGCGAGCAGATGATGGCCCGCATCGCCGCCGACGAGAACCTGCACATGATCTTCTACCGGAACCTGATGGCCGCCGCGCTGGAGGCTGCCCCGAACGAGACGATGCGGGCGATCACCGACGTGGTGAAGGGCTTCCAGATGCCCGGTCACAGCATCGACGGCTTCCTGCGCAAGTCCGTGATCATCGCCAACGCCGGCATCTACGACCTGCGGCTGCACCACGACGACGTGCTCGTCCCCGTGCTGCGCAAGTGGGGCGTGTTCGACCGCACCGACCTGTCCGGCGAGGGCGAGAAGGCCCGCGAGGAGCTGGCTGAGTTCCTGGACCAGCTCGACGCCGCCGCCACCAAGTTCGAGACCCGCCGCGAGGAGCGCCGCGCCCGCCAGGCCGCCCGCAGGGGCTGA
- a CDS encoding enoyl-CoA hydratase/isomerase family protein produces the protein MGEFVRVEIEDGVATIRLDRPKMNALNAQMQRELIEAARQVSEDAEAGAVVLYGGEKVFAAGADIKEMAPMSYAEMSGAPSRLLQDFTRELAAIPKPVIAAITGYALGGGLEVALTADFRVAGEGAKVGQPEIQLGIIPGAGGTQRLSRLVGPSRAKDLIFSGRHVEAAEALAMGLVDRVVPDADVYTAAKEWAATFAGGPAIALRAAKQAVDRGLEADLDTGLEIERAQFAALFATDDQANGMKSFMEEGPGKAKFTGR, from the coding sequence GTGGGCGAGTTCGTACGGGTCGAGATCGAGGACGGGGTCGCGACGATCAGGCTGGACCGGCCGAAGATGAACGCCCTGAACGCCCAGATGCAGCGGGAGCTGATCGAGGCGGCGCGGCAGGTGTCCGAGGACGCCGAGGCCGGCGCGGTCGTGCTGTACGGCGGGGAGAAGGTGTTCGCGGCCGGGGCGGACATCAAGGAGATGGCGCCCATGTCGTACGCGGAGATGTCGGGCGCGCCGTCCCGGCTCCTGCAGGACTTCACCCGGGAGCTGGCCGCGATCCCGAAGCCGGTCATCGCCGCGATCACCGGGTACGCGCTCGGCGGCGGGCTGGAGGTCGCGCTGACCGCCGACTTCCGGGTCGCGGGCGAGGGCGCGAAGGTCGGGCAGCCGGAGATCCAGCTCGGCATCATCCCCGGCGCGGGCGGCACGCAGCGGCTGTCCCGCCTCGTCGGCCCGTCCCGCGCGAAGGACCTGATCTTCTCCGGACGGCACGTCGAGGCGGCCGAGGCGCTCGCGATGGGCCTGGTCGACCGGGTCGTGCCGGACGCCGACGTCTACACGGCCGCGAAGGAGTGGGCGGCGACGTTCGCCGGCGGCCCGGCGATCGCGCTGCGCGCCGCCAAGCAGGCCGTCGACCGGGGTCTGGAGGCCGACCTCGACACCGGCCTGGAGATCGAGCGGGCGCAGTTCGCCGCCCTGTTCGCCACCGACGACCAGGCGAACGGCATGAAGAGCTTCATGGAGGAAGGCCCCGGCAAAGCGAAGTTCACCGGCCGCTGA
- a CDS encoding DEAD/DEAH box helicase: MLVAHATWHGGALCLWAERTGPYEPSPDVHPFATCDFTGTSYEPLVRTGFRVELAMTLPTRGDHPLPSAELGPEPVRDEPELRPWRVPALVLEPFPAMALLQAAEHSGDVVPGSDLRFLCLLADEAVHLAGRGHVLPALLREDGDLVARWRPVIDDPARFRDLVRAMPAACRAADGGRPAAEVLREALSGLVDTAVRGVVPHPLLVSRRKEPDRLPLAERWVMALTGPSAAVAREPRDDPADLIAELDAWAAAARRPSGPLRVCFRLAEPGAAEFGDQQEFGEPAGRDEADADSWRVEFALQGTDDPSLYVPAALVWDGEATSIPDAEETLLGGLGRALRLFPDMAPALNGAAPAELVLDTAGAFRFLRQAAPMLAAAGFGVLLPQWAGKAKLGMKLTTRTEDPEASAGAAAPSGFDLKGMVDFRWDLAIGDASIDEAELEELARLKTPLVRLRGQWVELDERQLEAALDFLRHPRRGRMTAAEAIRAIVHAGDDALPLTEVDAAGPLGDLLSGEADRRLTPMRTPDELDAELRPYQERGLAWLTFMNDLGLGALLADDMGLGKTISVLSLLVHEREDGARPGPTLAILPMSLVGNWQREAARFTPKLRVHVHHGAGRHRGDDLVEAVAGADLVLTTYGTAARDAEMLAAVAWERVICDEAQALKNSATRQARAVRSIPARTRIALTGTPVENHLTELWSIMEFANPGLLGPRAEFRRRFAIPIEREGDEQAALALKRATQPFVLRRLKTDKSIISDLPEKQEIKVYCNLTTEQASLYRATVDDMLQQIAEADEKQRRGLVLATMAKLKQVCNHPAQLLKDGSRLPGRSGKLQRLEEICAEVLEQGEKALVFTQYAEFGSMLQPYLAARLERPVLWLHGGTSKQARDDLVQHFQGDPEPAVFLLSLKAAGTGLTLTAANHVVHVDRWWNPAVEDQATDRAFRIGQTRNVQVRKFICVGTMEERVDEMIERKKALAESIVGTGEDWLTELSVAELRDVLRLSPEAVSD; the protein is encoded by the coding sequence ATGCTCGTCGCCCACGCCACCTGGCATGGCGGTGCGCTCTGCCTGTGGGCCGAGCGCACCGGCCCGTACGAGCCGTCACCGGACGTCCACCCCTTCGCGACCTGCGACTTCACCGGGACGTCGTACGAGCCGCTCGTCCGCACGGGGTTCCGCGTCGAGCTGGCGATGACGCTGCCGACCCGCGGCGACCACCCGCTGCCCTCGGCCGAGCTGGGCCCCGAGCCGGTGCGGGACGAGCCGGAGCTGCGGCCGTGGCGGGTGCCCGCGCTCGTCCTCGAACCGTTCCCCGCGATGGCGCTGCTCCAGGCCGCCGAGCACAGCGGCGACGTCGTCCCCGGCAGCGACCTGCGGTTCCTGTGCCTGCTCGCGGACGAGGCCGTCCACCTCGCCGGGCGCGGCCACGTGCTGCCCGCCCTGCTGCGCGAGGACGGCGACCTCGTGGCCCGGTGGCGCCCGGTGATCGACGACCCCGCCCGCTTCCGCGACCTCGTGCGCGCCATGCCCGCCGCGTGCCGCGCGGCCGACGGCGGGCGCCCCGCCGCCGAGGTGCTGCGGGAGGCGCTGTCCGGGCTGGTCGACACGGCCGTCCGGGGGGTGGTGCCGCACCCGCTGCTGGTGTCGCGGCGCAAGGAGCCCGACCGGCTGCCGCTCGCCGAGCGCTGGGTGATGGCGCTGACCGGGCCGTCCGCCGCCGTCGCCCGCGAGCCCCGCGACGACCCCGCCGACCTGATCGCCGAGCTGGACGCGTGGGCCGCCGCCGCGCGCCGCCCGTCCGGCCCGCTGCGCGTCTGCTTCCGCCTCGCCGAGCCGGGCGCGGCGGAGTTCGGCGACCAGCAGGAGTTCGGCGAGCCGGCCGGTCGCGACGAAGCGGACGCCGACTCCTGGCGGGTCGAGTTCGCGCTCCAGGGCACCGACGACCCCAGCCTCTACGTCCCGGCCGCCCTGGTCTGGGACGGCGAGGCCACCTCGATCCCCGACGCGGAGGAGACCCTCCTCGGCGGCCTCGGCCGGGCGCTGCGCCTGTTCCCCGACATGGCGCCCGCGCTGAACGGCGCCGCACCGGCCGAGCTGGTCCTCGACACCGCAGGCGCGTTCCGCTTCCTGCGGCAGGCGGCGCCGATGCTCGCCGCCGCCGGTTTCGGCGTCCTGCTCCCCCAGTGGGCGGGCAAGGCGAAGCTCGGCATGAAGCTGACCACCCGCACCGAGGACCCGGAGGCGTCCGCCGGCGCCGCCGCGCCCTCCGGCTTCGACCTGAAGGGCATGGTCGACTTCCGCTGGGACCTCGCCATCGGCGACGCGAGCATCGACGAGGCCGAGCTGGAGGAGCTGGCCCGCCTCAAGACCCCGCTCGTCCGCCTGCGCGGCCAGTGGGTGGAGCTGGACGAGCGGCAGCTCGAAGCGGCCCTCGACTTCCTGCGCCACCCGCGCCGGGGCCGGATGACCGCCGCCGAGGCGATCCGCGCGATCGTCCACGCGGGCGACGACGCCCTCCCCCTCACCGAGGTCGACGCGGCCGGCCCGCTCGGCGACCTGCTCTCCGGCGAGGCCGACCGCCGCCTCACCCCCATGCGCACCCCGGACGAGCTGGACGCCGAGCTCCGCCCCTACCAGGAGCGGGGCCTCGCCTGGCTGACCTTCATGAACGACCTGGGGCTGGGCGCGCTGCTCGCCGACGACATGGGGCTCGGTAAAACGATCTCCGTGCTGTCGCTGCTCGTGCACGAGCGCGAGGACGGCGCCCGCCCGGGGCCGACGCTCGCGATCCTGCCGATGTCGCTGGTGGGGAACTGGCAGCGGGAGGCGGCGCGGTTCACGCCCAAGTTGCGCGTCCACGTCCACCACGGGGCGGGGCGGCATCGCGGGGACGACCTCGTCGAGGCCGTCGCGGGGGCCGATCTGGTGCTGACCACCTACGGGACGGCCGCGCGGGACGCGGAGATGCTCGCCGCCGTCGCGTGGGAGCGGGTGATCTGCGACGAGGCGCAGGCGCTCAAGAACAGTGCGACGCGGCAGGCGCGGGCCGTGCGGAGCATCCCGGCGCGCACCCGGATCGCGCTCACCGGTACCCCGGTCGAGAACCACCTGACCGAGCTGTGGTCGATCATGGAGTTCGCGAACCCGGGGCTGCTCGGGCCGCGCGCCGAGTTCCGGCGGCGGTTCGCGATCCCGATCGAGCGGGAGGGCGACGAGCAGGCGGCGCTGGCGCTGAAGCGGGCCACTCAGCCGTTCGTGCTGCGCCGTCTGAAGACCGATAAGTCGATCATCTCCGACCTGCCGGAGAAGCAGGAGATCAAGGTCTACTGCAACCTCACCACCGAGCAGGCGTCGCTGTACCGGGCGACGGTGGACGACATGCTCCAGCAGATCGCCGAGGCCGACGAGAAGCAGCGGCGCGGGCTCGTCCTCGCGACGATGGCGAAGCTCAAGCAGGTCTGCAACCACCCGGCGCAGCTGCTGAAGGACGGCTCGCGCCTCCCCGGCCGCTCCGGGAAGCTGCAGCGCCTGGAGGAGATCTGCGCCGAGGTCCTGGAGCAGGGCGAGAAGGCCCTGGTCTTCACCCAGTACGCCGAGTTCGGCTCGATGCTCCAGCCCTACCTCGCCGCGCGCCTCGAGCGCCCCGTCCTGTGGCTGCACGGCGGGACGTCCAAGCAGGCCCGCGACGACCTCGTCCAGCACTTCCAGGGCGATCCCGAGCCGGCGGTGTTCCTGCTGTCCCTCAAGGCCGCCGGGACGGGCCTGACCCTGACCGCGGCGAACCACGTCGTGCACGTCGACCGCTGGTGGAACCCCGCCGTCGAGGACCAGGCCACCGACCGCGCGTTCCGCATCGGCCAGACGCGCAACGTCCAGGTCCGCAAGTTCATCTGCGTCGGCACGATGGAGGAGCGCGTCGACGAGATGATCGAGCGCAAGAAGGCCCTCGCCGAGTCGATCGTCGGCACCGGTGAGGACTGGCTCACCGAGCTGTCGGTCGCCGAGCTCCGCGACGTGCTGCGGCTGTCCCCCGAGGCGGTGAGCGACTGA
- a CDS encoding helix-turn-helix domain-containing protein: protein MPDDTMNTAAFLNDGGFAADCQTRMALDLLSGTWTGVVLWTLRDGPLRPGHLRDRIGGISHKVLTETLRRLEQNGLVTRRRYAEAPPRVEYELTGPGRGMLKPLYALGRWTEDYADEVLDAQERMLSGR, encoded by the coding sequence ATGCCGGACGACACCATGAACACAGCGGCTTTTCTCAACGACGGCGGGTTCGCCGCGGACTGCCAGACCCGGATGGCCCTCGACCTCCTGTCCGGCACGTGGACGGGCGTCGTGCTCTGGACGCTGCGCGACGGCCCGCTCCGCCCGGGCCACCTGCGGGACCGGATCGGCGGCATCAGCCACAAGGTGCTGACCGAGACGCTCCGCCGCCTCGAACAGAACGGGCTCGTGACGCGGCGCCGCTACGCGGAGGCACCACCGCGCGTCGAGTACGAGCTGACCGGCCCCGGGCGGGGGATGCTGAAGCCCCTGTACGCCCTGGGCCGGTGGACCGAGGACTACGCCGACGAGGTGCTGGACGCGCAGGAGCGCATGCTCAGCGGCCGGTGA
- a CDS encoding SDR family oxidoreductase, whose translation MRHAYRTALVTGASSGIGESFARLLAGRGTDLVVVARRAELLDGLARELVERYRVAVEVVAADLTDPAQRAEVEGRLRADPVELLVNNAGYGAFGAFAELPLDDHLAQIELNVTALVRLTHAALPGMVERGRGGVLNVASMSGFAPSPGSATYGATKAYVASFSESLHSEVSGKGVHVTALCPGFTRTEDDVPANLLWLRRDDVARAGLDAVAAGRALCVPGMQYKAAMPALKLVPRPLLRAAVNRMWQQAADTR comes from the coding sequence ATGCGACACGCCTACCGAACCGCGCTCGTGACGGGCGCGTCCAGCGGCATCGGGGAGAGCTTCGCGCGCCTGCTGGCCGGCCGCGGCACCGACCTGGTGGTCGTGGCGCGCCGGGCCGAGCTGCTGGACGGGCTGGCCCGCGAGCTGGTCGAGCGGTACCGGGTCGCGGTGGAGGTGGTGGCCGCCGACCTCACCGACCCCGCGCAGCGCGCCGAGGTCGAGGGGCGGCTGCGCGCCGACCCGGTCGAGCTGCTGGTGAACAACGCCGGGTACGGCGCTTTTGGAGCGTTCGCGGAACTGCCGCTGGACGATCATCTGGCGCAGATCGAGCTGAACGTCACCGCGCTCGTCCGGCTCACGCACGCTGCGCTGCCGGGGATGGTCGAGCGCGGCCGGGGCGGGGTGCTGAACGTCGCCTCGATGTCGGGGTTCGCGCCGTCGCCCGGCAGCGCCACCTACGGGGCCACCAAGGCGTACGTGGCGTCGTTCTCGGAGAGCCTGCACTCGGAGGTGTCGGGCAAGGGCGTGCACGTGACGGCGCTGTGCCCCGGCTTCACCCGCACGGAGGACGACGTCCCCGCCAACCTGCTGTGGCTGCGCCGCGACGACGTGGCGCGCGCGGGCCTGGACGCGGTGGCCGCCGGGCGCGCGCTGTGCGTTCCCGGCATGCAGTACAAGGCGGCCATGCCGGCGCTGAAGCTCGTGCCGAGACCGCTGCTCAGGGCGGCCGTGAACCGCATGTGGCAGCAGGCCGCCGACACGCGCTGA